In a single window of the Littorina saxatilis isolate snail1 linkage group LG5, US_GU_Lsax_2.0, whole genome shotgun sequence genome:
- the LOC138966358 gene encoding complement C1q tumor necrosis factor-related protein 3-like has translation MWVQIRSEHEIRRRSDDPNQVEILVQQQAKALQELTAEVAALKTDLAATKQQQNKAVAFTVRFSASEVQVAPKGVFHFDVVPYNIGNGYSTNSGIFTAPFSGVYVFIVNIMITNDESYIQVAIDKSGTPLAETHADSSNADTWNKGMTHVTVHLTEGEQVWVRQNDGGTGIFGEWWTTFTGFLLHAD, from the exons ATGTGGGTTCAAATCCGCAGTGAGCATGAGATCAGACGTCGATCGGATGATCCGAACCAAGTGGAGATATTGGTGCAACAACAGGCAAAGGCTTTACAGGAGCTCACAGCAGAAGTGGCAGCCCTCAAAACAGACCTTGCAGCCACCAAACAGCAGCAAAATAAAGCTG TGGCTTTCACAGTACGTTTCTCGGCGAGTGAGGTGCAGGTGGCCCCCAAAGGAGTGTTCCATTTTGACGTAGTTCCTTACAACATCGGCAACGGCTACAGCACTAACAGTGGGATTTTCACGGCCCCTTTCTCTGGCGTTTACGTCTTTATCGTCAACATCATGATAACCAATGACGAGAGCTACATCCAAGTTGCCATCGACAAGTCCGGTACGCCTCTAG CTGAAACCCATGCAGACAGCTCCAACGCCGATACCTGGAACAAAGGCATGACCCATGTGACGGTACACCTGACAGAAGGAGAGCAGGTGTGGGTACGACAGAATGACGGGGGGACTGGCATTTTTGGAGAATGGTGGACCACCTTCACCGGCTTTCTCCTTCATGCTGACTAA